The following proteins are co-located in the Anser cygnoides isolate HZ-2024a breed goose chromosome 2, Taihu_goose_T2T_genome, whole genome shotgun sequence genome:
- the LRRC61 gene encoding leucine-rich repeat-containing protein 61, producing MEARAEKGEEGAGARITAQLLKASTGQFALDSILLLRLRGRGIADLGCLGDCAHLEWLDLSGNAISQLGPLAGLKQLAVLNLSRNRVSSLEPLGSCESLQSLNLAGNLVSSLQQLRCLAGLRRLESLRLHDALGQLSNPVCAAAAAYRAALAEALPGLKAIDGERVSGRGSELFQLCRDLDSSLGHGPGPAPPRAAQPWVQASFWEPPPPRRSSVIEEAYKQFGEALQECRELSRRADDTIAQAERALSVRSDPGSYVF from the coding sequence ATGGAGGCACGGGCAGAGAAGGGCGAGGAGGGCGCCGGGGCGCGGATCACGGCGCAGCTGCTGAAGGCCAGCACCGGGCAGTTCGCGCTGGACtccatcctgctgctgcggctgcgCGGCCGTGGCATCGCCGACCTGGGCTGCCTGGGCGACTGCGCCCACCTGGAGTGGCTGGACCTCTCCGGCAACGCCATCTCGCAGCTGGGCCCGCTGGCCGGCCTCAAGCAGCTGGCCGTCCTCAACCTCTCCCGCAACCGCGTCTCCAGCCTGGAGCCGCTGGGCTCCTGCGAGAGCCTCCAGAGCCTCAACCTGGCGGGCAACCTGgtgagcagcctgcagcagctgcgcTGCCTGGCCGGCCTGCGGCGCCTGGAGAGCCTGCGGCTGCACGACGCCCTGGGCCAGCTCAGCAACCCCGtctgcgccgccgccgccgcctacCGCGCCGCCCTGGCCGAGGCGCTGCCCGGCCTCAAGGCCATCGACGGCGAGCGGGTGTCGGGCCGCGGCAGCGAGCTCTTCCAGCTCTGCCGGGACCTCGACAGCTCGCTGGgccacggccccggccccgcgccgccccgcgccgcccagCCCTGGGTGCAGGCGAGTTTctgggagccgccgccgccccggcgcAGCTCCGTCATAGAGGAGGCGTACAAGCAGTTCGGCGAGGCGCTGCAGGAGTGCCGGGAGCTGAGCCGGCGCGCCGACGACACCATCGCCCAGGCGGAGCGGGCGCTGAGCGTCCGCAGCGACCCCGGCTCCTACGTCTTCTGA
- the LOC125180886 gene encoding LOW QUALITY PROTEIN: nascent polypeptide-associated complex subunit alpha, muscle-specific form-like (The sequence of the model RefSeq protein was modified relative to this genomic sequence to represent the inferred CDS: deleted 1 base in 1 codon) gives LTAGHPVSRYWARPPPVPPALPPLLQATEPRKQHRRRPGAPQSVPVPPGEQGKVPEEPGAAVTPPAAGAPPCRTPVSPPPCTPPQLPSPALGVPFPYRIPRGRRFLAPCCPPGASCPSGVPCSGGGREAQEAQGSVWALRDLSSPPPRCPGDAAGASSGAAELPGDVNVPARCWPGRVRALVSLKTERKGRSEGYIRRGGPAGVLRPSCPPPEGPCPARAAAGAALTSVAGAGEAPPRAAAPSGGCSRPPAVLHLPGYALRAAGTPGPARGPPVVPGPRSPRLGFARSRGVAAAAPPPSPPHSPHGPGAGLQLPAALRAGPRGGFPVNRGSELGPDPGAGSFLPPRITRRRRRRKVRAPAVPLPPPPALSHCRRRAHSSALLHSRRAPQQPFGGSWGRSEPAVEGGGRGHGRRRPAPDGPEGHHVRRGGSPACPRPEPAPLPPAERGAQGRP, from the exons CTAACGGCAGGCCACCCGGTGTCCCGATACTGGGCCAGGCCCCCGCCCGTGCCTCCCGCGCTGCCGCCACTGCTCCAGGCGACGGAGCCCCGGAAACAACaccggcggcggccgggggctccTCAAAGCGTCCCCGTCCctcctggggagcaggggaaggtcCCCGAGGAGCCGGGCGCTGCCGTGACACCGCCTGCGGCGGGGGCACCCCCGTGTCGCACCCCCGTGTCACCCCCGCCTTGCACCCCTCCGCAGCTGCCCTCGCCAGCTCTCGGCGTGCCGTTTCCGTACCGGATCCCCCGGGGGCGCCGATTTCTCGCCCCGTGTTGCCCGCCGGGGGCAAGTTGCCCGTCGGGGGTCCCCTGCAGCGGTGGGGGCCGCGAGGCCCAGGAAGCGCAGGGCAGCGTTTGGGCTCTGCGGGAcctgtcctccccccccccccggtgcccagGGGACGCCGCCGGTGCCTCCTCAGGTGCTGCGGAGCTCCCTGGAGACGTGAATGTCCCGGCCCGGTGCTGGCCGGGGCGAGTCCGAGCCCTGGTGTCCCTAAAGACGGAGCGGAAGGGAAGGAGCGAGGGATATATACGGAGAGGGGGCCCTGCTGGGGTGCTGCGGCcatcgtgtcccccccccgagGGACCGTGCCCCGCTCGTGCTGCGGCAGGGGCGGCCCTCACCTCCGtggcaggggcaggagaggcCCCCCCGAGAGCTGCGGCCCCAAGCGGGGGCTGCTCTCGCCCGCCGGCCGTCCTCCACCTCCCCGGGTACGCGCTCAGGGCCGCGGGCACACCGGGGCCGGCTCGGGGACCCCCTGTGGTGCCgggaccccgcagcccccggctggGTTTTGCCCGGAGCCGCGGGGTTGCAGCTgcggctcccccccccagccccccccactccccgcacggccccggcgCAGGACTACAACTCCCGGCAGCGCTCCGCGCG GGGCCGCGGGGAGGCTTTCCTGTAAACAGAGGCTCTGAACTCGGGCCAGACCCCGGGGCtggctccttccttccccctcgGATAactcggaggaggaggaggaggaaggtccGGGCGCCCGCCGtgccgctcccgccgccgcccgcgctcTCCCATTGCCGCCGCCGCGCTCACTCCTCCGCTCTCCTCCACTCCCGCAGGGCCCCGCAGCAGCCATTTGGAGGAAGTTGGGGAAGATCCGAGCCCGCTGTGGAAGGCGGAGGGAGAGGAcacggccgccgccgccccgcgcccgaCGGCCCCGAGGGGCACCATGTccgccgggggggctccccag CCTGCCCACGTCCTGAACCTGCTCCCTTACCCCCGGCTGAACGAGGTGCCCAGGGCCGGCCATGA
- the RARRES2 gene encoding retinoic acid receptor responder protein 2: MRRVLALALGFVALAAASQSPLQRRVVRDVLEYFHGRGSVLFLFREHSLEGAVERQDSSGTFVQLRVNLVQTNCRKRAQRTQNCKAVENRRKPACLACYKFDNSDVPKVLDKYHNCGPSHHLAVKEIKQRDEAECRAVEEAGKSTDVLYLPGMFAFSRGMPA; this comes from the exons atgCGGCGGGTGCTGGCCCTCGCCTTGGGCTTCGTGGCCCTGGCGGCCGCCAGCCAGAGCCCGCTGCAGCGGCGGGTGGTGCGGGACGTGCTCGAGTACTTCCACGGCCGGGGCAGCGTGCTCTTCCTCTTCAGGGAGCACTCCCTCGAGGGGGCCGTCGAGCGG CAAGACTCGTCGGGGACGTTCGTCCAGCTGCGCGTCAACCTCGTGCAGACCAACTGCAGGAAGAGGGCGCAGAGGACGCAGAACTGCAAGGCCGTGGAGAACAGG AGGAAGCCGGCCTGCCTGGCTTGCTACAAGTTTGACAACAGCGATGTCCCCAAGGTGCTGGACAAGTACCACAACTGCGGCCCCAGCCACCACCTGGCCGTGAAG GAGATCAAGCAGCGCGACGAGGCCGAGTGCAGAGCCGTGGAGGAGGCCGGCAAGTCGACGGACGTCCTCTACCTCCCCGGCATGTTCGCCTTCTCCAGGGGGATGCCAGCCTAG